The Triticum aestivum cultivar Chinese Spring chromosome 5A, IWGSC CS RefSeq v2.1, whole genome shotgun sequence genomic sequence TTCAAATCTAGCTGGTAGGGGCATGTCTACAAGCCTTATCTCCATTAGAGGGAGGTGCACTCCTCCAGCTGGAAGATACGATGCCGCTGGCCAGGTCGTAGAGAATGTGAAAATTTTGCTGCATGATGTTGCCAATGAATGTCGTTTCGTCATTGGCGGCACATTGTTCCTTTCATCCCCCAAAGCTCACCGCCGCATGCACATCCTGATGTCGTCCACGGGAACCCAGTATTTTTTGAAAGATAGCTGAGAGCAGCGATAAAAGCGTTACAAAGGTGGAGATCCAGAGAtcagggaagaaagaaagaagaattaaggtaaaggTGCATGCCCGTAGGTCAATCCTCATGTCGTACACGGGAGCCGGTAGATTGCCGAGACTCCAGGATTGATTTTGGACGATTTCATTCATTTGTGCATTGATCAGATTGTAATAGTTAAACTTCCTATCATTACTAAAAGAGCTTCCTAAATCAATATTTCAATCTTCAGACAAAAGCAGTCAGCTGTCCACATAAACCGCCCACGATGGTGCCACACTCACAATCGGCTCATATTTTTTACGGTCCGTCCCAACAAAAGCTACCTGGGATAACCCCTTACACAGTCGGTTTTGGCATCGACTGCAATATGTAGCAGTACGAAACTCGCTCCACATTCCACATTTGTTTCCTTTCTTTAAGAAAGGATATCTGTATATACATGCATAGCAAAGTGAGATAATGTAGTATATACATGCAGTCATTGGTGCAGCCAGTCTTCGCGTTCATCTACCGCGTTTAATTTACCTAAGAAAGATGTCAGAGAATCAACGGTGATGCAAGACGACACATCTTCTTCCCAGCCGAGCTAACATCATCAAATTTGCATGTAGATTACCATGAATCTTGACTGCGATGGTGCGGAGTTTTATTACAGGTAAGAGCAGCGTGGTGTGCGGTCATCTAGAACTTCACCTTCTGCTGGGGGTGCGCTCTTCTCAACAATCAACCGTGCACCACGCCAGCAAATGCCCAAAGTTAGCTGCAGTTGTCATCTCGTCTGCCCTGGTGATCGAGTTCACGCCAGGATCTGACATCTCTGCAGTTCTCATCCCGTCTCGCCCTGGTGATCGAGTTCACGCCAGGATCTGACTATCTCTGAGTCTATAATCCCTAAGAGAAGCTCAAAATATTTCAATCGACTTTTGTTTGCCCATTATCGGCATCCGGTGATCCATCTGGAAGGAGACCCAggagaggcagaggcagcagagagCTGAGGTTGCAGATGACGATCAGCAGAGCCAGATTTTCAAAGTTGTCCTTGGTGACTCCTAGAAACTGAGTTAGGCCCGCGCCCACCAGACCGCCGGCAACACTTCCCGTGTTGGAAATGGACATCAGTGTGGCAAACAATGTCGCTTCCACTCCCAGAGGACACAATCTCGCGGCCAACACCAACACGGGCATGAACGAAGCCTAACAAACAATTTTGGACATCATTGGTGTTTGTGTCAGAAGAGTGTAATCATAAATGTGAAAAGGAGCAAATGCAAATGCGTAGTCCCCGAGTTAACTAATCATTGCAATAGTGTTCCATACCTGACCAAGGACTGTGAGAATCAAGGAATCCCCAATGGAGAACCATTCATCACTTATCCCCAGCTTCCTATTGAGCCCAGTGACAAGAAGAACCTGGAAGTGGAAACACACAAGACCTAAGCATGATTTGCCAACAAAGAGTAAGTAGGACTGCTAGAATAAGTACGCAGAGAAGAGGACCTGTGTCATTCCAAGGGCAGAACCTAAAATTGTTGTCACAAGAAAGATTTTTCTTAGTGGAACTGCCTTCAGGAACGAATTATATATTCCGACGCCCAGCAAGGATGCAACAGATGTAACGAGTGTGACACGCCCTAGAAACTCTGGAGTGAATCCAATCTTGTTTGTGCTGAAATTCAATAGAGTAACATAATCAGCCATATTAAAAAGATGACGATCACACAAAATACTAAGGTACATATGTACAACCAAGTAGCTTACGGTCCTGTTCCCTTTTGTATTTAGAGTTTTGTAACACTAGCATCTTAGAAACTTCATATTTTTCTTCAGAATCCAAAAGTATGTTTACAGAATATAGAGCCAGGTCTAACAGAACAATCCATAGCAATCAAGTAATCAAATAATCGAGTCTGTTGAACATACACGAAATAAAACATGGCAGAATCCGACTGTGGTGTCGCTTGCCAAAGGAATATGAACAAAGTAGGCAAGAAAATGTTCGGTTGCTTTACAGCAGTCCAAATCTGCCTGATCTGCTGCTTAGAGCTTTCAATCAACCTTGAACTTGAAAGTGAGATGGAACGTTCCTCAGTAGGCAAACGCTTTTCATTTACAAGAACTGCAACAGCAGATGTCATCAGGGGTAAAAATGCTGTAACACCAAAGACAAATCTGCATTTAGTGAAACACCTGATCAGTGAAGTGTAATATGAGAGGTGTCATTAGCTTTTACAAAGTTCCTTCGCGCCAAGGAGCAAACCTTACACCATAAGTATCCACAAGAGAACCACTGAAGTATGCGCTCACAATTGCCCCAAAGGCTGAAGATCCCCAACACAGTGACTGGAGAGATCCAGATGTGCTCTGTGACTCACCCCGAGTTCTCTCAACAACCATAGAATCAACCACCTGCAGTATTTTCACTTCTCGTTAATGACAAAACAAACTACGAGTACTAACACTAGTATCTTGACATGGGTCAAACACAAAGATGAGCTCATTAGGTACAGAAGGAGATATTTCTGTTTTTAGAATATATTTCAGATATTCTTTCTGAACTTTTGACAAGTGAGGCCCATACTGAGTTGAGTTCTTTGAACAATGTATCAAatatcaacataaaataaattgcATATATGATCTATGTTGAGCTCCTTATGATTTAAAAAACAGTTCAAAATATATTCGGAGCATCATGAATTACATAATCCTCCTATTATCAGGCTGTGTCATGATAGCACGTGCATATGACTGCTGCTACAGGGGATGACCAAACCTAACGGAAATGCTAGCAAGTTGTGCTCCATTTGAAACAGTAAAAGCATTGGATCAGACCATCCCATTATGGACCAATTCGAGCTGTACTCCTAAAGGGGTTTATCATTTTCTGAATGTCAAACTGTCAAGGATTAAACAAAACTGAGTAACTAACTACTACACCAGCAggatgtttgctttatttataaagcagggTGAAAGCCTATTTCGAGAACTACTACACCAGCATAATTGATGATCAAttcaaaggaaaaaataaaatattgTGAACATACTTTTTCTGCTCACTTACAACATCAGAGAAGGCAACTGCAAGAGATCCAAGAATAATAGAGAGCGCTGCACTGTACTTGTCATCCACAATTGTTGCCATCAAACTCCATGAAATTGCTCCAAGGAGTCCTGACAGAATGAGGTACGACCTTCTTCGATAACCAAAGAGAGGGACGGAATCACTGCATCGTAAATCACAACAATATAGTTCATGATTTAAGTGTGTACAATATAAAAGAGCTGCAGGAACGAGATTTGATATGTCGGTGATACCTGATAAAACCATAAAGAGGCTTGACCAACCACGGCAAAGCTGAGAAACCAGTTATAACTGCAGTCTAGATAACAGGAACCAAATTATTCTCTGTGCCAACAGGTATTGCCCAAGACTTAAAACGTTAGCAGAAAAAGAGCATCTGGTAAAGATGGTGATGGTCATACCTCTGCTGGATCAAGTTGAAGATCATCTTTTAAGTAAAAGCTGACAGCTAGTCTTGAAAGACCTAAAACTCCTTGCACAAAATAAACAGTGGCAACAGCCACATTATCTGGGGACAAATCCACCCCAAATGCTTTGGAGTAAGCTGACTTGGACTTGCTACTGGATAAACCATCTGTCCCGCGTTGATTGTTTTCCCATTTTTCAAGATCTTCATTCCTAGTGTCCCCTTTAGTCGAAGTTGCCTGATATCTTGGTGTCGCACTTCCTACAGTAGGTAATATAATAGGAATGATGGTGCATCTCACAACAGTGTCCAAAACTAAATATTTAAGTAGCTTTGTCTAAGAAGTACCAACCAAAAACACCAAGTACCAACCAAAAACACCAGCTCAGATGATAAATTACACGAGTCACTAACTCAGTAGGCAGGCAAGATTAGGAAATTAAGAGCATGACCACCATGTTATAATGAACATTTATGCTAAGGCGGTGTGCCACCCACCAGGAAACACGGCAACAATCCTTCTAATAAGTTTATGCTACAAATTGTAAGGACCATTAGGCAGGGAAAGAGCAACAATCCCCAAATGTTCGATGGCTCGATATAATGCAATTCAAGGCACACAGATGATAACTCTACTCTGCCTTGATGCAGGAGCAAAAAAGAAGTTAGCCCCTCCTGCATAGAGTACAGCATGTAAGAAAATCAGATGAGATCTATGTCACCATGTGTAAGCCCCAAACATTCAGCAATGCTAATCAGTTGAAATTCATAGCCGTGGAACTCCAGAATTAGCTTCCGCGTGGTTTTTCTTATCCCTCTTGTTGCAATCCAAACCCCCTCCCCCGAAATATCCTCAACCGCACAACCACTCGCGAAATATCTTGCAGATAACTTCTGTCGTTAGTTAAGCTCGCGTGGCTCACCGGTTAGGCTGTCCGTGGAGGCGACCCCGCCGACGGGTTCGACGGGGAGGGTAGGCGGGGCGGAGGCGTCCTCCTCATCGCACGAGCCGCGGTCGCCGGAACCGCTGCTGGTGGTGGTCGCGGGGGTTACCTCCGGCGAGCGGCCGCAGCGGCAGCGAGGTCCCCGCAGGCGGCGGCCGCGGTGCGCGGCCACTGGGtacgaggaggacgaggtggaggcggaggcggaggcggcggccgcggcggggcTGGGCAGCGGGGGCGACGGCGGGGGGAGCAGGAAGCTGCTGAAGGCCATCTGCATGCTTGCGGagtcctctctctctttctctccctcctCCCGTTCCTTTCCTTCCACCGCGCCAAGCTCACAAGTCTcaccttctctctcttttttttttgaggggtgtcTCACCTTCTCTCTCTCTTGGACCGAAGCCGCTCGGCCCGAGCCCGCTCAAGCCCGTCATGGTCTTGGGCCTTGGCACGAAATTTATCCTGCTTCACGTGAGTGTTCGTCCCGTCTCGCTGAAGGATTTCCTCCCACCTGTGGCACTGGGCCAGCACATATTCACTGTTTTCTTCGTTCGCTGGATTCCAATTGCGTTCGCTGCGTTCATTCATTGGATTGGTTTCCCCCGGTATTTTTtccgttttcttttgtttttctttactagtaagcgtgcacgtgcaacgcacgtattataattaataataataataatctattTTAAATCTTATTAGTGGGCTTTTTTTACCGAGCCATTGAAATATGTCTCATGCCCAACAATGAAAGCCCGCGTGTAATACACGATCCACAGATATGTCTTCATGAGAAAAATCATGATCACATAAATTTATTATaattttttacatattttttaaaaaacaaCAACTAAACAACATTATGTACTACGCCCTCTGTAAACTAAACTGAAAAATGTTTTATATTAACGTACAGAAGTAATAGGAGTATTTATCTTTGGGATCCTCCTCCGTCTTCATGTATTTTTAGAGGGATTATAAAATATTGGATTGTTTTTAGAAA encodes the following:
- the LOC123105381 gene encoding folate-biopterin transporter 1, chloroplastic, with the translated sequence MQMAFSSFLLPPPSPPLPSPAAAAASASASTSSSSYPVAAHRGRRLRGPRCRCGRSPEVTPATTTSSGSGDRGSCDEEDASAPPTLPVEPVGGVASTDSLTGSATPRYQATSTKGDTRNEDLEKWENNQRGTDGLSSSKSKSAYSKAFGVDLSPDNVAVATVYFVQGVLGLSRLAVSFYLKDDLQLDPAETAVITGFSALPWLVKPLYGFISDSVPLFGYRRRSYLILSGLLGAISWSLMATIVDDKYSAALSIILGSLAVAFSDVVVDSMVVERTRGESQSTSGSLQSLCWGSSAFGAIVSAYFSGSLVDTYGVRFVFGVTAFLPLMTSAVAVLVNEKRLPTEERSISLSSSRLIESSKQQIRQIWTAVKQPNIFLPTLFIFLWQATPQSDSAMFYFVTNKIGFTPEFLGRVTLVTSVASLLGVGIYNSFLKAVPLRKIFLVTTILGSALGMTQVLLVTGLNRKLGISDEWFSIGDSLILTVLGQASFMPVLVLAARLCPLGVEATLFATLMSISNTGSVAGGLVGAGLTQFLGVTKDNFENLALLIVICNLSSLLPLPLLGLLPDGSPDADNGQTKVD